The following are from one region of the Actinopolyspora halophila DSM 43834 genome:
- a CDS encoding ammonium transporter — protein MNSGDTAWVLVCAALVMLMTPGLALFYGGMVRSRGVLNMLMMSLASLGVVGVLWVLYGYSGAFGSDLGGVGLLGSPLEFFGLSRLVGAEDMSDTIPTFAFVAFQAMFAILTVALISGAVADRARFGPWVLFAGLWASLVYFPVAHWVFAFDATDESGEITAVGGWIANRLAAIDFAGGTAVHINAGAAALALVFVLGPRTGWPRGTGKPHNLPLVVLGAGLLWFGWFGFNAGSALTAGTTAAVVFVNTLVGASAAMLAWMLVERLRHGKPTTLGAVSGIVAGLVAITPACSAVTPLGAIAIGALAGAGCALAVELKYRLRFDDSLDVVGVHLVGGLIGTLLVGFFASESAPAGVAGLFYGGGVDQLWRQAVGAVAVFAYSLVLSWLIAWVLQKTIGFRLDERDEHVGIDETEHAEAGYHFGDAGSTLRKSAAGERGSVEELEGSVR, from the coding sequence GTGAATTCGGGTGACACTGCCTGGGTGCTCGTGTGCGCGGCTCTTGTCATGCTCATGACACCCGGCTTGGCGTTGTTCTACGGTGGGATGGTCCGCTCGCGCGGCGTGCTCAACATGCTGATGATGAGCCTGGCGAGCCTTGGCGTGGTCGGTGTGCTCTGGGTGCTCTACGGATATTCCGGAGCGTTCGGCAGCGATCTCGGCGGAGTCGGGCTGCTCGGTTCCCCGCTGGAATTCTTCGGGCTGTCCCGGCTCGTGGGGGCCGAGGACATGTCCGACACGATCCCCACCTTCGCTTTCGTGGCGTTCCAAGCCATGTTCGCGATCCTCACCGTGGCTCTCATATCCGGTGCCGTGGCCGACCGCGCTCGTTTCGGTCCGTGGGTGCTCTTCGCCGGGCTCTGGGCCAGCCTGGTGTACTTCCCCGTGGCCCACTGGGTGTTCGCCTTCGACGCGACGGACGAGTCCGGCGAGATCACCGCTGTGGGCGGTTGGATCGCCAACAGGCTGGCCGCGATCGACTTCGCGGGCGGAACCGCCGTGCACATCAACGCGGGGGCGGCCGCGTTGGCCCTGGTGTTCGTGCTGGGCCCCCGGACGGGCTGGCCCAGGGGGACGGGCAAGCCGCACAATCTTCCGCTCGTGGTGCTCGGCGCCGGTCTGCTGTGGTTCGGATGGTTCGGCTTCAACGCCGGGTCCGCCCTGACGGCGGGCACCACGGCGGCCGTGGTCTTCGTCAACACGCTCGTCGGAGCGAGCGCGGCCATGCTGGCGTGGATGCTCGTCGAACGGCTCCGGCACGGCAAACCGACCACGCTGGGAGCCGTGTCCGGAATCGTCGCCGGACTGGTGGCTATCACTCCGGCGTGCTCGGCCGTCACTCCGCTCGGTGCCATCGCGATCGGTGCCTTGGCCGGAGCTGGGTGCGCCCTCGCCGTCGAGCTCAAGTACCGACTGCGTTTCGACGACTCGCTGGACGTCGTCGGAGTCCACCTGGTGGGGGGTCTCATCGGGACGCTGCTCGTCGGGTTCTTCGCCTCGGAGAGCGCTCCCGCCGGGGTGGCCGGGCTCTTCTACGGGGGCGGTGTGGACCAGCTGTGGCGTCAGGCCGTCGGGGCCGTCGCGGTGTTCGCGTACTCGCTGGTGCTGAGCTGGCTCATCGCGTGGGTGCTGCAGAAGACGATCGGCTTCCGGCTCGACGAGCGCGACGAGCACGTCGGTATCGACGAGACCGAGCACGCCGAGGCCGGGTACCACTTCGGTGATGCGGGCAGTACGCTGCGCAAATCAGCGGCGGGCGAGCGTGGTTCCGTCGAGGAGCTGGAGGGAAGCGTCCGATGA
- a CDS encoding P-II family nitrogen regulator, translating to MKLLTAVVQQHKVDEVRNSLAELGVRGMTIADVQGYGRQRGHTEIYRGAEYEVDVVEKTRIEVLVNDDDADDVLRAVVSSARSGRVGDGKAWVTPVESVVRVRTGETGEQAV from the coding sequence ATGAAGTTGCTCACGGCGGTCGTTCAGCAGCACAAGGTGGACGAGGTGCGGAACTCGTTGGCCGAGCTCGGAGTCCGTGGCATGACCATCGCCGATGTCCAGGGCTACGGCAGGCAACGCGGACACACCGAGATCTACCGGGGTGCCGAGTACGAAGTGGATGTCGTGGAAAAGACCAGGATCGAGGTCCTGGTCAACGACGACGATGCCGACGACGTGCTGCGGGCGGTGGTCTCCTCCGCGCGGAGCGGACGCGTCGGGGACGGCAAGGCGTGGGTGACGCCGGTCGAGTCGGTGGTGCGGGTGCGTACCGGCGAAACGGGTGAGCAGGCGGTCTGA
- a CDS encoding AAA family ATPase codes for MASGPPESRSPAEFRVGGRELVVVGGLPGAGKSTALRSLGSSVPVTVLDSDQVYESLLAHTGRCVPYHLIRGVVHPAHYVRVVVSCARFPGVVVVHMPATREVARVLLVLLAAATGRSAMLLWLDVSPGSALEGQCARGRVIKARTFVRHVRRTRRARRVMQAFDALFGWRRVRVLTRAEIADGIQLIPQGEVAPYWPDGCLGRRDRPLS; via the coding sequence GTGGCGAGTGGACCCCCCGAGAGCCGTTCTCCCGCGGAGTTCCGGGTGGGGGGCCGTGAACTGGTCGTCGTCGGAGGGCTGCCGGGTGCGGGCAAGAGTACCGCTCTCCGGTCGCTCGGGTCTTCCGTTCCCGTGACCGTGCTGGATTCCGATCAGGTGTACGAGTCCCTGCTCGCCCACACGGGGCGTTGTGTTCCGTACCACCTGATCAGGGGCGTGGTGCACCCGGCGCACTACGTCCGGGTGGTGGTTTCCTGCGCGCGGTTTCCGGGGGTTGTGGTCGTCCACATGCCGGCCACCCGGGAGGTGGCGCGGGTGCTGCTCGTGCTGCTCGCCGCGGCGACCGGGCGGAGCGCGATGCTGCTCTGGCTGGATGTGTCCCCCGGAAGCGCGTTGGAGGGCCAGTGTGCTCGTGGTAGGGTGATCAAGGCACGAACGTTCGTACGACATGTGCGACGTACTCGTCGGGCCCGGCGGGTGATGCAGGCCTTCGACGCCTTGTTCGGATGGCGGCGAGTGCGTGTACTCACACGTGCGGAGATCGCCGATGGGATTCAACTGATTCCACAGGGTGAGGTTGCTCCCTATTGGCCAGACGGGTGCCTAGGCAGACGTGATCGCCCGTTATCCTGA
- a CDS encoding DEAD/DEAH box helicase → MPTFDELELDDRVFSALTELGYETPSDIQSETIPSLLQGRDVTGQAQTGTGKTAAFALPILSRIELDKKQKPQALVLAPTRELAIQVAEAFRTYASHLPGLRVLPIYGGQSYGPQLGGLREGAHIVVGTPGRLIDHLDRGSLDLSGISHLVLDEADEMLRMGFIEDVERILKSAPTDRQVALFSATMPNAVRKISQSYLNNPVEIAVRSATKTGANIRQRYWPVRGVRKLDALARLLEVEPIDAAIVFARTKQLTEELTEQLRVRGFNAAAINGDIAQAQRERTIDQLRQGRVDILVATDVAARGLDVDRVSHVLNYDAPHDSESYVHRIGRTGRAGRSGEAILFVTSRERQLLRSIERATGQSIERMDLPTIEAVNERRLERFRQRITDTLENGDLEVFEQLVRDYEQSSEVPAARVAAALASMTQGDRPLLLQPEPEPENNKPKRNGSRSSDFASNDSETAMFRVEVGRRNRVTPSALVGALANEGGLSSKRIGHIDIRDEHSLVELPAELSEDLLHKLRKTQVAGRGLRISRAEGEAPKRSGSGGWSRRPTRERSSSRRRGRTGSTGSTGSRSGSDKRPAAERG, encoded by the coding sequence ATGCCCACATTCGATGAGCTCGAACTCGACGACCGCGTTTTCAGTGCGCTGACCGAGCTCGGTTACGAGACTCCCTCGGACATCCAGTCCGAGACCATTCCCTCTCTGCTGCAGGGCCGGGACGTCACGGGACAGGCCCAAACGGGAACGGGCAAGACCGCGGCCTTCGCGCTTCCGATCCTGTCGAGGATCGAACTCGACAAGAAGCAGAAGCCGCAGGCTCTGGTGCTCGCCCCCACCCGCGAGCTCGCCATCCAGGTGGCGGAGGCCTTCCGGACCTATGCCTCCCACCTTCCCGGGCTCCGTGTGCTGCCCATCTACGGTGGGCAGAGCTACGGTCCCCAGCTGGGCGGCCTCCGCGAAGGAGCCCACATCGTCGTCGGAACTCCGGGACGGCTTATCGACCACCTGGACCGGGGGTCTCTCGACCTTTCCGGGATCAGCCACCTCGTGCTGGACGAGGCGGACGAGATGCTGCGCATGGGATTCATCGAGGACGTCGAGCGGATCCTCAAGTCGGCACCCACGGACAGGCAGGTCGCCCTGTTCTCCGCGACCATGCCGAACGCCGTGCGCAAGATCAGCCAGTCCTACTTGAACAACCCCGTCGAGATCGCGGTGCGCAGCGCCACGAAGACGGGGGCCAACATTCGCCAGCGCTACTGGCCCGTCCGCGGCGTGCGCAAGTTGGACGCTCTCGCACGGTTGCTCGAGGTCGAGCCGATCGACGCCGCCATCGTGTTCGCCAGGACCAAACAGCTGACCGAGGAACTCACCGAACAGCTGCGCGTGCGAGGGTTCAACGCCGCGGCGATCAACGGTGACATCGCTCAGGCGCAGCGTGAGCGGACCATCGATCAGTTGCGTCAGGGACGCGTCGACATTCTGGTGGCCACGGACGTGGCCGCCCGCGGACTGGACGTCGACCGAGTTTCCCACGTGCTCAACTACGACGCCCCCCACGACAGCGAGTCCTACGTACACCGCATCGGCCGTACCGGCAGGGCGGGGCGCAGTGGTGAGGCGATCCTGTTCGTCACCTCGCGGGAACGGCAGTTGCTGCGTTCCATCGAGCGTGCTACCGGGCAGTCCATCGAGCGTATGGACCTGCCGACGATCGAAGCGGTCAACGAGCGTAGGCTCGAGCGGTTCCGCCAGCGAATCACGGACACCCTGGAAAACGGTGACCTGGAAGTCTTCGAGCAGCTGGTGCGCGACTACGAGCAGAGCAGTGAGGTGCCCGCCGCTCGCGTCGCGGCCGCGTTGGCGAGCATGACCCAGGGTGACCGTCCGCTGCTGCTGCAGCCGGAGCCCGAGCCCGAGAACAACAAGCCCAAGCGCAACGGTTCGCGTTCCTCCGACTTCGCCTCGAACGACTCGGAGACGGCGATGTTCCGGGTGGAGGTCGGTCGGCGCAACCGTGTCACCCCCAGTGCGCTGGTCGGTGCCCTGGCGAACGAGGGCGGTCTGTCCAGCAAGCGCATCGGTCACATAGACATCCGTGACGAGCACAGCCTGGTCGAGTTGCCCGCCGAGTTGTCGGAGGACCTGCTGCACAAGCTGCGCAAGACGCAGGTGGCCGGACGAGGGCTGCGGATCAGCCGTGCCGAGGGGGAAGCCCCCAAGCGTTCCGGTTCCGGCGGATGGTCCCGGAGGCCGACTCGGGAACGTTCGAGTTCGCGCCGGAGGGGCAGGACGGGCTCCACTGGTTCCACGGGTTCCCGCTCCGGTTCCGACAAGCGCCCGGCGGCCGAACGGGGCTGA
- the ffh gene encoding signal recognition particle protein, whose translation MFDTLSDRLTSVLKNLRGKGRLSEADIDATAREIRIALLEADVALPVVRSFISGVKERAKGTEVSQALNPAQQVIKIVNEELVGILGGEKRDLALAKKPPTVILLAGLQGSGKTTLAGKLARWLSGQGHTPLLVACDLQRPNAVTQLQVVGERAGSAVFAPEPGNGVGDPVDVARRGVAEAQRAQHDIVLVDTAGRLGVDEEMMQQASDIRDVVEPNETLFVVDAMIGQDAVSTAEAFRDGVGFSGVVLTKLDGDARGGAALSVRQVTGQPIMFASNGEKIEDFDVFHPDRMASRILGMGDVLTLIEQAEQAFDADRAEQAAEKLGSGELTLEDFLEQMQAVRKMGPLQNLVGMLPGANQMKDQLSNFDEGHLDRVQAIIRGMTPAERADPKIINASRRQRIANGSGVLVSDINDLVNRFFEARKMMQQMAGQFGGGGGGGRKATKKAKKGRKGKNKGQGQSKAARGGGMPAGLPGMPGGGQGGDAGQQLPGGLNQLPPGFDPSKLDFGKKKK comes from the coding sequence GTGTTCGACACTCTTTCCGACCGGCTCACTTCGGTCCTGAAGAACCTGCGCGGCAAGGGGCGGCTGTCCGAGGCGGACATCGACGCCACCGCGCGCGAGATTCGTATCGCGTTGCTGGAAGCCGACGTGGCACTGCCCGTGGTGCGCAGTTTCATCTCGGGTGTCAAGGAACGTGCCAAGGGCACCGAGGTGTCCCAGGCGCTGAACCCGGCCCAGCAAGTAATCAAGATCGTCAACGAGGAACTCGTCGGCATCCTCGGCGGTGAGAAGCGTGATCTGGCTCTCGCGAAGAAACCGCCGACCGTGATCCTGCTGGCCGGGCTACAGGGCTCGGGTAAGACCACGCTGGCGGGCAAGCTCGCGCGTTGGCTCTCCGGTCAGGGGCACACCCCACTGTTGGTGGCCTGTGACCTGCAACGGCCCAATGCCGTCACGCAGCTGCAGGTGGTGGGGGAGCGCGCGGGAAGCGCCGTGTTCGCCCCCGAGCCCGGAAACGGCGTCGGCGACCCCGTCGATGTCGCTCGTCGGGGCGTCGCCGAAGCACAGCGTGCCCAGCACGACATCGTCCTCGTCGACACCGCCGGTCGGCTCGGTGTCGACGAGGAGATGATGCAGCAGGCCTCGGACATCCGGGACGTCGTCGAGCCGAACGAGACTCTGTTCGTCGTCGACGCCATGATCGGCCAGGATGCCGTGAGTACGGCGGAAGCCTTCCGCGACGGTGTCGGTTTCAGCGGAGTCGTGCTCACCAAGCTCGACGGCGACGCACGCGGTGGTGCCGCGCTCTCGGTTCGCCAGGTCACCGGCCAGCCGATCATGTTCGCCTCGAACGGCGAGAAGATCGAGGACTTCGACGTGTTCCATCCGGACCGGATGGCCAGTCGGATCCTCGGCATGGGCGACGTGCTGACTCTGATCGAGCAGGCCGAGCAGGCGTTCGACGCCGACCGTGCGGAGCAGGCAGCCGAGAAGCTCGGCTCCGGCGAGCTCACCCTCGAGGACTTCCTGGAGCAGATGCAGGCCGTCCGCAAGATGGGGCCGTTGCAGAACCTGGTGGGCATGTTGCCGGGTGCCAACCAGATGAAGGATCAGCTCTCCAACTTCGACGAGGGGCACCTCGACAGGGTGCAGGCGATCATCCGCGGCATGACCCCCGCGGAACGGGCCGACCCGAAGATCATCAACGCTTCCCGCAGGCAGCGCATCGCAAACGGCTCCGGGGTCCTGGTCAGTGACATCAACGACCTGGTCAACAGGTTCTTCGAAGCCCGCAAGATGATGCAGCAGATGGCGGGCCAGTTCGGTGGTGGCGGTGGGGGAGGCCGTAAGGCCACCAAGAAGGCCAAGAAGGGCAGGAAGGGCAAGAACAAGGGCCAGGGCCAGTCGAAGGCGGCACGTGGCGGTGGGATGCCCGCCGGGCTGCCCGGAATGCCCGGAGGGGGGCAGGGCGGCGACGCGGGCCAGCAGCTGCCCGGCGGTCTCAACCAACTTCCCCCCGGTTTCGATCCTTCCAAGCTCGATTTCGGCAAGAAAAAGAAGTGA
- a CDS encoding amidohydrolase family protein codes for MTALHLRGEVLPEGRTRDLWVRDGVLSTSPVPDAVTVFDGGYLLPGPVDAHCHVGVGEQGPVELSEAAAQAETDRDAGTLLLRDCGAPVDTRPLQERADLPRIVRAGRHLARPKRYIPHLAEQLDDSEELPSAVERQAKSGDGWVKLVGDWIDRSVGDLAPLWPDEVLERAITAAHEHGARVTAHVFGPDALPGLLNAGIDCIEHGTGLDDASIELMARRRVALVPTLINVENFPSFAAAATKYPDYAAQMDKLYRESERTVGKAIEAGVPVYAGTDAGGGIAHGRLVDEVIALNRVGMSAEQALASATWGARSWLGFPDLEDGAVADLVGYEADPRGNLEALRHPKRIVLRGRVVG; via the coding sequence GTGACCGCTCTTCACCTGCGGGGCGAGGTACTCCCCGAAGGGCGAACACGTGATCTCTGGGTGCGGGACGGGGTGCTCAGCACCTCTCCCGTTCCGGACGCCGTAACGGTTTTCGACGGCGGGTACTTGCTCCCCGGCCCCGTGGACGCGCACTGCCACGTCGGGGTGGGTGAGCAGGGTCCTGTCGAGCTGTCCGAGGCCGCGGCCCAGGCGGAGACGGACCGGGACGCGGGGACCCTGTTGTTGCGCGACTGTGGTGCTCCTGTGGACACGCGTCCGTTGCAGGAGCGCGCGGACCTGCCCCGAATCGTGCGTGCGGGTCGACATCTGGCCCGGCCGAAGCGCTACATACCACACCTGGCCGAACAGCTCGACGATTCCGAAGAGCTCCCCTCCGCCGTCGAACGGCAGGCGAAGAGCGGCGACGGCTGGGTGAAACTGGTCGGGGACTGGATCGACCGCTCGGTGGGGGACCTGGCGCCGCTGTGGCCGGACGAGGTTCTCGAGCGCGCCATCACGGCTGCCCACGAGCACGGAGCACGCGTCACCGCGCACGTTTTCGGGCCGGACGCGTTGCCCGGTCTGCTCAACGCCGGGATCGACTGCATCGAGCACGGCACCGGCCTCGACGACGCGAGTATCGAGCTGATGGCGCGGCGTCGTGTCGCCCTGGTCCCCACCCTGATCAATGTCGAGAACTTCCCCTCCTTCGCGGCGGCGGCGACCAAGTACCCCGACTACGCCGCGCAGATGGACAAGCTGTACCGCGAGTCCGAACGCACCGTGGGCAAGGCCATCGAAGCCGGTGTTCCGGTGTATGCCGGTACCGACGCCGGAGGCGGTATCGCACACGGCAGGTTGGTCGACGAGGTGATCGCCCTGAACCGGGTGGGGATGTCGGCCGAACAGGCGTTGGCTTCCGCTACCTGGGGCGCCAGAAGTTGGCTCGGTTTCCCCGATCTGGAGGACGGGGCCGTCGCGGATCTGGTCGGCTACGAGGCCGATCCGCGTGGGAATCTGGAAGCGCTGCGACATCCGAAACGGATCGTGCTGCGTGGTCGGGTAGTGGGTTGA
- a CDS encoding CPBP family intramembrane glutamic endopeptidase has translation MAAPRPPGTGGGAGPERCQHDHTIPEAARSGERAPRWGFGAFFLAEAVFVLVSVGLATLFGDFGNGSWVGPVFVLILMAPTVLAGAVAVVATLVRGNGPVRDFGLRWRRSDVRTGLGIGMCGLVLSTVASMIWTRWVGTEQANSAVGSLLEEVRLPPALAVVIFLHVWLVAPICEELLYRGLLWGAMERLRFSQVTVFLLTTAIFAIGHFEPARTVLLLVIAVPIGLARLITGRLTASVVAHQVNNFLPALGLLLMSLGLLPT, from the coding sequence GTGGCCGCACCGCGACCTCCCGGAACCGGCGGTGGTGCGGGTCCGGAACGTTGCCAGCATGACCACACGATCCCGGAAGCCGCGCGTTCCGGTGAACGCGCTCCCCGATGGGGGTTCGGTGCTTTCTTTCTCGCCGAAGCCGTTTTCGTGTTGGTTTCAGTGGGGCTGGCGACGCTTTTCGGTGATTTCGGCAACGGGAGCTGGGTCGGCCCCGTGTTCGTGCTGATCCTGATGGCTCCCACCGTGCTGGCCGGTGCCGTGGCCGTTGTGGCCACGCTCGTCCGGGGGAACGGTCCCGTGCGGGACTTCGGACTGCGGTGGAGACGCTCCGATGTGCGCACCGGCCTGGGCATAGGGATGTGCGGTCTGGTGCTGAGCACCGTGGCCTCGATGATCTGGACGAGATGGGTCGGCACGGAGCAGGCGAACTCGGCCGTGGGAAGTCTGCTCGAGGAGGTACGACTCCCCCCGGCGCTCGCCGTGGTCATTTTCCTGCACGTGTGGTTGGTCGCCCCGATCTGCGAGGAGTTGCTTTACCGCGGACTCCTCTGGGGGGCGATGGAAAGGCTCAGGTTCAGCCAGGTCACGGTGTTTCTGCTCACCACGGCGATATTCGCCATCGGGCACTTCGAGCCCGCGCGCACCGTGCTGTTGCTCGTGATAGCCGTCCCGATCGGGTTGGCGCGACTCATCACGGGAAGGTTGACTGCTAGCGTCGTGGCACACCAGGTGAACAACTTCCTGCCCGCGTTGGGGCTGTTGCTCATGTCGCTGGGTCTGTTGCCTACCTGA
- the rpsP gene encoding 30S ribosomal protein S16: MAVKIKLMRLGKIREPHYRIVVADAKTRRDGRDIETIGQYHPKQQPSHIQVDSERAQYWLSVGAQPTERVQHLLKVTGDWQKFKGLPGAEGTLKEQQSKKSKQEMFEAALSAAEEEPGVEATTPKKKGGKKAEAAADGEESKEQSEEGQA, encoded by the coding sequence GTGGCAGTAAAGATCAAATTGATGCGGCTGGGTAAGATCCGCGAGCCGCACTACCGCATTGTCGTCGCCGATGCCAAGACTCGCCGGGACGGGCGGGACATCGAGACGATCGGCCAGTACCACCCGAAGCAGCAGCCGAGTCACATCCAGGTGGACTCCGAGCGTGCGCAGTACTGGTTGAGCGTCGGTGCCCAGCCCACTGAGCGGGTGCAGCACCTGCTGAAGGTGACGGGGGACTGGCAGAAGTTCAAGGGTCTCCCCGGCGCGGAAGGCACCCTGAAGGAGCAGCAGAGCAAGAAGTCCAAGCAGGAGATGTTCGAGGCTGCTCTCTCGGCTGCCGAGGAGGAGCCCGGCGTCGAGGCCACCACGCCCAAGAAGAAGGGCGGTAAGAAGGCCGAGGCAGCCGCCGACGGCGAGGAGAGCAAGGAACAGTCCGAGGAAGGCCAGGCGTGA
- a CDS encoding RNA-binding protein, with amino-acid sequence MTVLADTLEHLVRGIVDNPDEVRVESSSTRRGRTLEVHVNPDDLGKVIGRGGRTATALRTVVSGVGGRGIRVDVVDTDR; translated from the coding sequence GTGACTGTCCTCGCGGACACTCTGGAACATCTCGTGCGGGGAATTGTGGACAATCCCGACGAGGTGCGCGTCGAATCGTCGTCGACACGTCGTGGTCGCACTCTCGAAGTGCACGTCAACCCCGATGACCTCGGCAAGGTCATCGGAAGGGGCGGACGTACCGCGACTGCGTTGCGCACAGTCGTTTCCGGTGTCGGTGGGCGTGGGATCCGCGTCGACGTGGTAGACACCGATCGCTGA
- the rimM gene encoding ribosome maturation factor RimM (Essential for efficient processing of 16S rRNA), with protein MAEQQAAPLVVGRVVKPHGVHGEFVVEVRSDSPDRRFVAGTVLGVVRKAGGGGPESSLELVAARWHAGRLLVDAKGISSREAAERLRGALLTVNREELEKLDDPDEFHDYQLEGLAVRQPDGTVLGSVAEVVHTPAGELLGISLEEEQHEALVPFVNDIVVEVSLERGILVIDPPEGLLDRF; from the coding sequence ATGGCTGAACAACAGGCTGCCCCACTGGTCGTCGGGCGTGTGGTCAAACCACACGGTGTGCACGGCGAGTTCGTGGTGGAGGTTCGCTCGGACAGTCCGGACCGCCGTTTCGTCGCGGGAACCGTCCTGGGAGTCGTACGCAAGGCCGGGGGCGGTGGTCCCGAGTCGTCACTCGAGCTGGTAGCCGCCCGGTGGCACGCCGGGCGGCTGCTGGTGGACGCCAAGGGGATTTCCTCGCGCGAGGCGGCGGAGCGATTGCGCGGAGCGCTGCTCACCGTGAATCGGGAAGAGCTGGAGAAGCTGGACGATCCGGACGAGTTCCACGACTACCAGCTGGAGGGGTTGGCGGTCCGGCAGCCGGACGGCACCGTGTTGGGGAGCGTGGCCGAAGTGGTACACACCCCGGCCGGAGAATTGCTGGGTATCTCCCTCGAGGAAGAGCAGCACGAGGCACTGGTTCCCTTCGTCAACGACATCGTCGTCGAGGTGAGTCTCGAGAGGGGAATCCTGGTCATCGATCCTCCGGAAGGACTGCTCGACCGCTTCTGA